The Fusarium oxysporum Fo47 chromosome II, complete sequence genome includes a region encoding these proteins:
- a CDS encoding D-isomer specific 2-hydroxyacid dehydrogenase produces MVKVLAVLYDGGQHAKDQPLLLGTTENELGIRKWLEDQGHTLITTSDKDDEGSTFDKELEDAEIIITTPFHPGYLTAERLARAKKLKLAVTAGIGSDHVDLNAANKTNGGITVAEVTGSNVVSVAEHVLMTILVLIRNFVPAHEQIEAGDWNVAHAAKQEFDLEGKVVGTVAVGRIGERVLRRLKPFDCKELLYFDYQPLSPEKEKEIGCRRVDTLEEMLAQCDIVTINCPLHEKTKGLFNKDLIAKMKKGSYLVNTARGAIVVKEDVAAALKSGHLAGYGGDVWDHQPAPKDHPLRTAKNNWGGGNAMVPHMSGTSLDAQIRYANGTKAIIDSYLSGRHDYKPEDLIVHQGDYATKAYGQREKK; encoded by the exons ATG gtcaaggttcttgCAGTTCTCTACGATGGTGGCCAGCACGCCAAGGAT CAACCCCTCCTTCTCGGTACCACTGAGAACGAGCTCGGTATCCGCAAGTGGCTCGAGGACCAAGGCCACACTCTCATCACCACATCTGACAAGGACGATGAGGGTTCTACCTTCGACAAGGAGCTCGAGGATGCtgagatcatcatcaccactccCTTCCACCCTGGTTACCTGACCGCTGAGCGTCTTGCTCgcgccaagaagctcaagcttgcTGTCACCGCTGGTATCGGCTCTGACCACGTCGACCTCAACGCtgccaacaagaccaacGGTGGTATCACCGTTGCTGAGGTCACTGGCTCCAACGTCGTCTCCGTTGCTGAGCACGTTCTCATGACCATCCTCGTCCTTATCCGCAACTTCGTCCCTGCCCACGAGCAGATTGAGGCCGGTGACTGGAACGTTGCCCATGCTGCCAAGCAGGAGTTCGATCTTGAGGGCAAGGTTGTCGGTACCGTAGCTGTCGGCCGCATTGGTGAGCGTGTCCTCCGCCGCCTCAAGCCCTTCGACTGCAAGGAGCTCCTCTACTTCGACTACCAGCCCCTTTCTcctgagaaggagaaggagattggcTGCCGCCGCGTCGATACTCTCGAGGAGATGCTCGCTCAGTGTGATATCGTCACCATCAACTGCCCTCTCCACGAGAAGACCAAGggtctcttcaacaaggacctcatcgccaagatgaagaagggttcTTACCTCGTCAACACTGCCCGTGGTGCCATCGTTGTCAAGGAGGACGTTGCTGCCGCTCTCAAGTCTGGTCACCTCGCCGGTTACGGTGGTGATGTCTGGGACCACCAGCCCGCTCCCAAGGACCACCCTCTGCGAACCGCCAAGAACAACTGGGGTGGCGGTAACGCCATGGTTCCTCACATGTCCGGTACCTCTCTGGACGCTCAGATCCGATATGCCAACGGTACCAAGGCCATCATCGACTCTTACCTCTCTGGCCGCCACGACTACAAGCCTGAGGATCTCATCGTTCACCAGGGTGACTATGCCACCAAGGCCTATGGTCAGCGTGAGAAGAAATAA